From a single Mobula birostris isolate sMobBir1 chromosome 13, sMobBir1.hap1, whole genome shotgun sequence genomic region:
- the LOC140206766 gene encoding uncharacterized protein, with protein MAHQRIHTGERLFTCSDCGKGFTRSSNLLAHQTVHTGERPFTCSECGKGFARSSNLQAHQAVHTAERPFTCSDCGKGFILSSQLKVHQRVHTGERPFTCSDCGKGFILSSQLKVHRQIHTADRLFTCSDCGKGFTRSCQLKVHQRIHTGEKPFTCSECGKGFTQSSHLQAHQSVHTGKWPYTCSDCGKGFTRSSGLKTHQSVHTGVWPFTCSECGKGFSQSSNLLAHQSVHTRERPFTCSDCGMGFTSSSNLLRHQSVHTGERPFTCSDCGKTFTQLSSLQTHQTAHTGKKPFTCSDCGRGFTHSSTLRRHQSVHTGEWPFTCSDCGKGFIGRFQLKVHRRVHTGERPFTCSDCGKGFTQLARLQAHQSVHSGEKPFTCSDCGKRFTQSSQLKAHQQVHTGERLFTCSDCGKGFTLSSHLLTHQSVHTGERLFTCSDCGKRFTQLSSLQTHLASHTGKWLFNCPDCGKGFNHSSTLQRHQSVHTGVWPFTCSDCGKGFTRSFQLKVHQRVHTGERPFTCSLCGKGFTQLASLQAHQSVHTGEKPFTCLDCGKGFTQSCHLKLHQRVHTGERPFICSVCGKGFTRSSDLLAHQAVHIGKRPFTCSD; from the coding sequence atggctcatcagcgaattcacaccggggaacggctattcacctgctcggactgtgggaagggattcactcgctcatcAAACCTACTAGCTCACCaaacagttcacactggggagaggccgttcacctgctcagaatgtgggaagggattcgctcgcTCATCCAACCTGCAGGCACACCAGGCAGTTCACACAGcggagaggccgtttacctgctcagactgtgggaaaggatttattctgtcatctcaactgaaggtacatcagcgagttcacactggggagaggccattcacctgctcagactgtgggaagggattcattctgtcatctcaactgaaggtgcatcggCAAATTCACACTGCGGACagactgttcacctgctcagactgtgggaagggattcactcggtcatgtcaactgaaggtacatcagcgcattcacactggggagaagcctttcacctgctcagagtgtgggaaaggattcactcagtcatcccacctacaggcacaccagtcagttcacactgggaaatggccgtacacctgctcagactgtgggaaaggattcactaggTCATCTGGCCTAAAGACACAccaatcagttcacactggagtgtggccattcacctgctcagaatgtgggaagggattctctcaatcatccaaccttctggctcaccagtcagttcacaccagggagaggccgtttacctgctcagactgtgggatgggattcacttcatcatctaacctactgagacaccagtcagttcacactggagagaggccgttcacctgctcggattgtgggaagacattcactcagttatccagcCTACAGACACACCAGACAGCCCACACTGgaaagaagccattcacctgctcagactgtggaagaggattcactcactcatccaccctacggagacaccagtcagttcacacaggggagtggccattcacctgctcagactgtgggaagggattcattgggagatttcaactgaaggttcatcgaagagttcacactggggagaggccattcacctgctcagactgtgggaagggattcacacagttagctCGCCTACAagcacatcagtcagttcactctggggagaagccatttacctgctcggattgtgggaagagattcactcagtcatctcaactgaaggcacatcagcaagttcacactggggagaggctgttcacctgctcagactgtgggaagggattcactttgtcatctcacctgctgacacatcagtcagttcacactggggagaggctgttcacctgctcagattgtgggaagagattcactcagttatccagcCTGCAGACACACCTGGCATCCCACACAGGGAAATGGCTGTTCAACTGCCCAGACTGCGGGAAAGGATTCAATCACTCATCCACCctccagagacaccagtcagtccaCACTGGAGTATGGCCGTTcacatgctcagactgtgggaagggattcacccggtcatttcaactgaaggtacatcagagagttcacactggggagaggccattcacctgttcgttgtgtgggaagggattcacacagttagctagcctacaagcacaccagtcagttcacactggggagaagccatttacctgcttagactgtgggaaaggattcactcaatcatgcCACCTGAAgctgcatcagcgagttcacactggggagaggccattcatctgctcagtgtgtgggaagggattcactcggtcatccgacctatTGGCACACCAGGCAGTACACATtggaaagaggccattcacctgctcagactga